From one Chryseobacterium sp. 3008163 genomic stretch:
- a CDS encoding tetratricopeptide repeat protein, giving the protein MNSLGYKFLQNHKIDSAIKIFSLNISEFPNSANVYDSRGEAYFNKKEYLTSRKDYQKVLELEPTNQNAKEMLSKIEEILKKK; this is encoded by the coding sequence TTGAATTCTTTAGGCTACAAGTTTTTACAAAACCATAAAATAGATTCTGCCATCAAGATTTTCAGTTTGAATATTTCTGAATTTCCAAATTCAGCAAATGTTTACGACAGTCGTGGTGAAGCTTATTTTAATAAAAAAGAATATTTGACTTCGAGAAAAGATTATCAAAAGGTTTTAGAGCTTGAACCTACAAACCAAAATGCTAAGGAAATGCTTTCAAAGATTGAAGAAATTTTGAAAAAGAAATAA
- a CDS encoding MGMT family protein — MNEIFKQQVWEITKLVPKGRVTSYGAIAKAVGFPNHSRHVGKAMGGCPKDVPAHRVISSSGTLSVPEFQERLEAEGIEVENFRIKNFKKLFWNPLEEL; from the coding sequence ATGAACGAAATCTTCAAACAACAAGTCTGGGAAATTACCAAATTAGTTCCTAAAGGAAGAGTAACAAGTTACGGAGCAATTGCCAAAGCAGTTGGTTTCCCAAATCATTCCCGTCACGTGGGAAAAGCGATGGGCGGTTGTCCGAAAGATGTTCCTGCGCATCGTGTGATTTCGAGCTCTGGAACTTTATCGGTTCCTGAATTTCAAGAAAGATTGGAAGCGGAAGGAATTGAAGTGGAAAATTTCAGAATAAAAAATTTCAAAAAACTATTTTGGAATCCATTGGAAGAATTGTAA